From a region of the Lactuca sativa cultivar Salinas chromosome 4, Lsat_Salinas_v11, whole genome shotgun sequence genome:
- the LOC111877086 gene encoding clavaminate synthase-like protein At3g21360 — protein MATGRFFIEVGLPKQKSHGDGVLFPMVLTPLSKTKLNVEKKLCDFLLAIKAEKPLLESLVKKRGVILFRGFPVITLSDFNDVVEAFDFPPKLYIGGRGLRSNVIGRIMTVDSRPPEIKIPFHHEMSYLSDFPSKLFFFCEEEPGSGGETPIVLSHIVYEKMKEKHPEFVAKLEEHGLTYTKLMSDEDHPSLYAGRGWKSTYMTNDKNAAEERAEKQGTKLEWIGNTAKSITGPMPAIRFDKENQRKTWFNSMVVGYNDPRDPQHCDVNISTKLANGEPLSDSVMQDCLRIMEEECVAIPWKKGDVMLVNNLMVLHSRRPLVTPPRQILVSLCK, from the exons ATGGCCACCGGAAGATTCTTTATAGAAGTCGGGTTACCTAAGCAAAAGTCTCACGGAGATGGGGTTCTCTTCCCGATGGTGTTAACCCCACTCTCTAAGACTAAGCTGAATGTCGAGAAAAAACTTTGCGATTTTCTGTTGGCAATCAAAGCTGAAAAACCATTACTGGAGTCTCTTGTCAAGAAAAGAGGCGTTATTCTCTTCCGAGGCTTCCCTGTTATCACGCTTTCTGACTTCAATGACGTCGTCGAAGCCTTTGACTTCCCTCCAAAGCTCTACATAGGTGGGCGGGGCTTACGCTCCAATGTCATCGGCAGGATTATGACTGTGGATTCAAGACCTCCAGAGATAAAAATACCTTTCCATCACGAGATGTCTTAT CTTTCAGACTTCCCATCCAAATTATTTTTCTTTTGTGAAGAAGAACCAGGAAGCGGGGGAGAAACTCCAATTGTTTTGAGTCATATCGTATATGAAAAGATGAAAGAAAAGCACCCGGAGTTTGTTGCTAAACTGGAGGAGCATGGATTAACGTATACAAAACTAATGAGCGATGAGGATCATCCATCATTATATGCTGGTAGAGGTTGGAAGTCGACATACATGACCAATGACAAGAATGCCGCAGAGGAAAGAGCGGAAAAGCAAGGCACAAAGCTAGAATGGATAGGGAATACTGCAAAATCTATTACAGGTCCGATGCCAGCAATAAGATTCGATAAGGAAAACCAACGTAAAACTTGGTTCAATAGTATGGTAGTTGGTTACAATGACCCTAGAGATCCTCAACACTGTGATGTGAATATATCTACTAAGCTAGCAAATGGTGAACCTTTATCGGATTCTGTCATGCAAGATTGTTTGAGAATCATGGAAGAAGAGTGTGTTGCGATACCTTGGAAGAAAGGTGATGTTATGCTTGTTAATAATTTAATGGTTCTTCACAGCCGACGACCACTAGTAACGCCGCCTCGTCAAATTCTCGTATCACTTTGCAAGTAA